Proteins co-encoded in one Oceanibaculum nanhaiense genomic window:
- the ntrX gene encoding nitrogen assimilation response regulator NtrX, producing the protein MAHDILIVDDEADIRQLISDILEDEGYRTRMAANSDEAFEVIATRLPHLVIQDIWLQGSRLDGLQILDRVKHDHPNLPVVMISGHGTIEMAVSSIQRGAYDFVEKPFKTDRLLLLVKRAIEDASLRKENAELRLRGGPEMELTGTSPAVLNLRQSIEKVAPTGSRVLITGPAGSGKEVVARMVHARSRRNNGPFVVLNCATMHPDRLELELFGSESEQEGNGGRKIGTFEQAHGGTLLLDEVADMPLETQGKIVRVLQDQTFERLGGRRRVEVDVRVIASTNRDLEQEMQEGRFRQDLYYRLNVVPLRVPSLRDRRDDVPTLIAYFLARAAEQAGLPVRQISEDVIAALQVYEWPGNVRQLRNLAEWMLIMAPGDAREPIRIENLPPEISATAPAVTRLDKGSEIMNLALREARELFEREYLMAQVNRFGGNISKTAAFVGMERSALHRKLKSLGVPATERAPKLVS; encoded by the coding sequence ATGGCGCATGACATCCTGATCGTCGATGACGAGGCGGATATTCGGCAGCTTATCTCCGATATTCTGGAAGATGAGGGCTATCGCACGCGGATGGCGGCGAACTCTGACGAGGCGTTCGAGGTTATCGCGACCCGCCTGCCGCATCTCGTGATCCAGGATATCTGGCTGCAGGGCAGCCGGCTGGACGGGCTGCAGATTCTCGACCGCGTGAAGCACGATCATCCGAACCTGCCGGTGGTGATGATCAGCGGCCATGGCACCATCGAGATGGCGGTCAGTTCGATTCAGCGCGGTGCCTACGATTTCGTCGAAAAACCGTTCAAGACCGACCGCCTGCTGCTGCTGGTCAAGCGCGCCATCGAGGATGCCAGCCTGCGCAAGGAGAATGCGGAACTCCGGCTGCGCGGCGGCCCGGAGATGGAGCTGACGGGTACCTCGCCTGCCGTTCTGAATCTGCGCCAGTCGATCGAGAAAGTGGCGCCGACCGGCAGCCGGGTACTGATTACCGGCCCGGCCGGGTCGGGCAAGGAAGTGGTGGCGCGGATGGTCCATGCGCGCTCCCGGCGCAACAATGGTCCTTTCGTGGTGCTGAATTGCGCCACCATGCATCCCGACCGGCTGGAACTGGAGCTGTTCGGCAGCGAAAGCGAGCAGGAAGGCAATGGCGGGCGGAAGATCGGCACTTTCGAGCAGGCCCATGGCGGCACGCTGCTGCTCGACGAGGTGGCCGACATGCCGCTGGAGACTCAAGGCAAGATCGTCCGCGTGCTGCAGGATCAGACCTTCGAGCGTCTGGGCGGCCGCCGCCGCGTCGAGGTGGATGTCCGTGTCATCGCTTCCACCAACCGCGATCTTGAGCAGGAGATGCAAGAAGGCCGGTTCCGGCAGGATCTCTATTACCGGCTGAATGTTGTGCCGCTGCGCGTCCCGTCCCTGCGCGACCGCCGGGATGATGTGCCGACCCTGATCGCCTATTTCCTGGCTCGTGCGGCGGAACAGGCCGGTCTGCCGGTGCGCCAGATCAGCGAGGATGTGATCGCGGCGCTGCAGGTCTATGAATGGCCGGGCAATGTGCGCCAGCTGCGCAATCTGGCGGAATGGATGCTCATCATGGCGCCCGGCGACGCGCGCGAGCCGATCCGGATCGAGAATCTGCCGCCCGAGATCAGCGCCACCGCACCGGCGGTGACACGGCTGGACAAGGGCAGCGAGATCATGAATCTGGCGCTGCGCGAGGCGCGTGAGCTGTTCGAGCGCGAATATCTGATGGCGCAGGTGAACCGGTTCGGCGGGAATATCTCGAAAACCGCGGCCTTCGTCGGTATGGAACGGTCCGCGCTGCACCGGAAGCTGAAGTCACTGGGCGTACCGGCCACGGAACGGGCGCCCAAGCTGGTTTCCTGA
- the trkA gene encoding Trk system potassium transporter TrkA — MNVIICGAGQVGSSIARYLSSEGNDVTVIDQSPDLIRKINDTLDVRAFVGHASHPSTLEMAGAKEADMLIAVTYADEVNMVACQVGHSLFQVPTKIARIRSQNYLQPEWADLFSRENMPIDVIISPEVEVARHIGQQLQVPGAFDMLAMADGKVRVVGVRCGDDCPVLNTPMRQLASLFPDLNMVVVAIIRNDKVIVPSSEDQMLADDEVYFVCDTGHLARAMAAFGHQEPEARRIIIVGAGNIGLTLAQNIEENQAGVSVKLIEVSPERAKRAAGQLAKTMVLAGSALDPEILEEANIRSTETFVAVSNDDEVNIISALLAKRYGCERAVTLINNQPYGPLVTALGVDAVVNPRSITVSTILQHIRRGRIRAVHSLREGVGEVIEAEALETSTMVGVPLREAKLPNGVIVGAILREDELVVPRGDTRIQAKDRIILFAASNAVKKVEKLFSVRLEYF; from the coding sequence ATGAACGTGATTATCTGCGGCGCGGGGCAGGTTGGCTCCAGCATCGCCCGCTATCTGTCCTCCGAGGGCAATGACGTTACCGTCATCGACCAGTCGCCGGACCTGATCCGCAAGATCAACGACACGCTCGACGTGCGCGCCTTCGTTGGCCACGCCTCGCATCCCAGCACGCTGGAGATGGCGGGTGCCAAGGAGGCCGACATGCTGATCGCGGTCACCTATGCGGACGAGGTGAACATGGTCGCCTGCCAGGTCGGCCATTCCCTGTTCCAGGTGCCGACCAAGATCGCCCGCATACGCAGCCAGAATTATCTGCAGCCGGAATGGGCGGATCTGTTCAGCCGCGAGAACATGCCGATCGACGTCATCATCTCGCCGGAGGTGGAGGTCGCGCGCCATATCGGCCAGCAGCTTCAGGTGCCCGGCGCCTTCGACATGCTGGCGATGGCTGATGGCAAGGTGCGGGTTGTCGGCGTCCGCTGCGGTGACGACTGCCCTGTGCTGAACACGCCGATGCGCCAGCTCGCCAGCCTGTTCCCGGATCTGAACATGGTGGTCGTTGCGATCATCCGGAACGACAAGGTGATCGTACCGTCCAGCGAAGACCAGATGCTGGCCGATGATGAGGTCTATTTCGTCTGCGATACCGGGCATCTGGCCCGGGCCATGGCCGCCTTTGGCCATCAGGAACCGGAAGCGCGCCGCATCATCATCGTCGGTGCCGGCAATATCGGCCTGACCCTGGCCCAGAATATCGAGGAAAATCAGGCTGGCGTCAGCGTGAAGCTGATCGAGGTGTCGCCCGAACGTGCCAAGCGGGCGGCTGGCCAGCTCGCCAAGACGATGGTGCTGGCGGGCAGCGCGCTGGACCCGGAAATCCTCGAAGAGGCGAATATCCGCAGCACGGAGACCTTCGTCGCGGTCTCCAACGATGACGAGGTGAACATCATCAGCGCGCTGCTGGCCAAACGCTATGGCTGCGAGCGCGCGGTGACCCTGATCAACAATCAGCCCTACGGCCCGCTGGTCACGGCGCTGGGGGTGGATGCGGTGGTCAATCCGCGCTCCATCACGGTCTCGACCATCCTGCAGCATATCCGCCGCGGCCGTATCCGGGCCGTCCACTCGCTGCGCGAGGGGGTGGGCGAAGTGATCGAGGCGGAGGCGCTGGAAACCTCCACCATGGTCGGGGTGCCGCTGCGCGAGGCGAAGCTGCCGAACGGTGTCATTGTCGGCGCCATCCTGCGCGAAGACGAGCTGGTCGTGCCGCGCGGCGACACCAGGATACAGGCCAAGGACAGGATCATCCTTTTTGCTGCCAGCAATGCGGTAAAGAAGGTGGAGAAGCTGTTCTCGG